GAGTTGCCAAAGTTATTTTCAAGCGGTACATCGAGAACAACAGCATTGTCGCAAAGCAGCTGAAACCCGCCACCAAGACCTTCATAAGGGATAGTATTAAGAAACAACAAATAGACTCTGCCATGTTTGACCAGGCACAGACGGAAATTCAGTCCAACATGGAAGAGAACGCATACCAGATGTTTTTGACCTCTGACATATACCTCGAATACGTGCGCACCGGCTGCGAGAACGCGGCGTACATGAACCACGGCGGTCTCGGCAGTCTGAAGCTGATGTGCGGataccttcctcctctcatggAAGAAGAGGAATGGAGTTGTAATGACCTGAAGGCAAAAACGTTAGGGTCCGTGGTTGGACTGTCTACGAAAACCCTGAGGGCTACTGCTACCATCCGGACAGCAGCTGAAGTCCTTGAGAACAGTTGCAGGTAAGAGCAGAACTCACCTAGTGatgcatgtctgtgttttaCATCCTAGtgccagtttattttttctagCATTGCTTACTTTACTCATGATCACCATCCCTTCATTAGTTAAGCTACAGTGATTATGTGGCAGTTGGAAGTTATTTCACAAATGCCTTAGAAAGAGATAAAGGGCACTTGATCAAAGGGTCTCAGAGGAACATGACTCTATATTTGTGCCCTCCTGCCTTGCAGTTAGCCAAGGGgttggaggggtggaggggcgGGGTGGCTACAAAACATCAATGGATCTGAGCCTTCCTTTTAAGTAAATGGTGTCTTGCAGGCAGCCCTCTGCTGGCGTGCTCAAGTTTCCTGTGCTTTGAAACCCTTCCTCCGGTTCAGGCACAAATTCAGACACCGAGTCTCATGACTGTTAGAGATACATGAAACAGTTTGATGCTATTCTAAAGTTATGCCGTGTTTTTCGTTCATTCTACTGACTCTGCCATTTTAGTTATTACGTACCGTCACAATCTCCTTAAGCAGATAAATGCCAATGCATAGTTAAACGAACTTGTGGAGCCTTACATCAAACAGAGACATTGTTCTATTTCTTAGAAATAAAATTGTTAATGGAAATTGTTTGGGCTATTACCCCAACAGCTAATATCTTCcaggaaatacatttaaaactgGATTTTATGTGTAACCCTGCAACAAAGagtatttcaaactttttctcactttttctcttTATCCTCACACTTAATCCTCAGATCTGGACTCAATTAGTACTTTGAATTTTGACAATGTCTTGTAATAGATTTGTTAGGTAAAGTGCAATTTATAGATAATCTATGCTAAGCCTATCGAGTGACCTAAATAGTTAGATTAAGTATCAAAAGTGTTCTGCAGCATGACTTATAATGACAGTTTAAAAACTGATAGATTACGTATAATAACTCAACTGAAACTCTCCCTTGAGCGTGTTATCCTTGTGTGAGCAGATCTCAGATAATGTGATAGCACTGTTGGTCATTTGCTTCAAAGTGATCATGTTCAGTTAGGAGCCAATAAGCGCAGGGTTTGTTGACATGTGGGCATCTCCTGGCTTCCTGGTGTGATCCCCAACATTTTTGTCTTTCACCAAAAGAAGAGCGGGTGGGAGAGAGCCCCTTCTTTCTCCCTTCCGTCACccactctctccccctttccccCTGCCCCTCACCATCTCTTTAGGTCAAGCAATTTCCATCTCAAACATGTGGAACTAATTTTACCTCTGCACAGATtcctttttccctctttttgaAAAACCTCCAATCCATAtactcaaatactcaaatccAAAGtgatagaaaaacacaacaacaaaacatccTCAGCTCAGTTCCGCAGCTTCAACCACCAAAACGactctgccagtgtgtgtgtgtgtgtgtgtgtgtgttttccttcctctttctcttctatCCAACACTTTTATCTGTcctttttgaaaaagaaaatctgtctgACAGAGACTAAGCATGCTTTGgtgggagacagggagagacaagaggaggggaagaggggaaTACAGGAAAGGAGGGGGGTGtcttgaaagaaagaaaagagatggagaaagggagcAAGGGGTGCAGAGAGCCCAGCTGTGCTAAATACCTGACTCTTTGCATGGACCTTCTAAAGGTCAGGTTTGTGCTTGGGGCCTACGGCTTTAGTCATGCTGGGGTTCTCCTCTCAGCACTCCCGGCAGAAGGCATTCTCATAAAGAAAGGGGCCCCCCTTCCCCctttccatctctccctccctctgtaaAGCTCAAGTtccccctccctcttcttccctccctcATCCTTGTCCACCCCCTTCACTACTGGAACAGGAAtgcaacacagcaggagagagaagaaagacagggagagagagagactttaaAAGGGAAAGCAGGGAAGAGTGGGTAACGGAGGGGGCCATAGACTGGATgatagagagaagcagagataGAAGTGGCAGAGTGTGAAGAGTGACGTGTGagatggaggaaaagagaaagaaagacagagagaaaaaagggaaatgcTGTTGTTTATTCCCCCCAAATTAAAGTGACTCTTAATTACAGAAATCTCCAGAGAATGTAAACAGATCAAACTCCTAGCTTCCACgtttgcttttaaaatctgatgTGAAAAACAGAAGGAACCATGTCAAAAAAACTTCATTCAACTGTGTCACACCTTACCATTgtcttcacattaaaagctaCTCAGTGGCCTCACAGTAAAGCATGTTTTCCTGGGTTTTCCGCAGGTCCCATCGTCGAGGAGACCCTGCCAGCCCCTACTTTGTCAACTCCGGCTACATTTTTGCCCCCGCCACCAGTGCCAATGACAGCGAGATCTCCAGTGATGCTACGACAGATGATTCTATGTCCATGACAGACAGTAGTGTgtaagtgttttttctttctttttattgaaaGCACAAAAAGTTGGTTGGTTAgattcatttcaataatttccATAGTATTTAAACATGCCTCGAGTTCAGTCAAAGTCTATGGGTGTGAATACAAATTTTGGCCTCTTAGTTTAAGAGGCTCTGCTTTTCTTGGGGCCAGGGGACTCCTCTGTTGCAAAATAATAGActgtaatgttttttaattatcctCAATGATTGACTCCAGGTAATTCTATTAAAGTGTAGTTGTTGCTGTGGCCTCAAGGGAGATAACTCTGGGAAAGTCATTATGTCTGAAGACCTTTTGAAGTATATTCTGATGCGTTACAGGCTGGAGAGTAGGGAGAAAAAATGAGAACGTCTTGATGTGGGTGGGGGCGTTGCCTCATTTCCCTCAAAGTTGAAATGTATCCATCCCACCCTTCTGCCACAACagacttgtttttttcatattatcTAATCGCTTTTTCCCTTTGAAGAGCtagagaagagggggaggaaaatGGCCATTTGGGCCTCAAGACAAACTCATTGAAAAATGTTGGCACCAAATGAAAGGAGGCTTACTCACATGGTGGGTCGGTTTCCTGCCACTGGCCTCTGCGGCGTGCTGAGATCATGTGTCTGCACGGCTTTCACATGGGTTACTCATTTCTAGACCTTGGGACAAGGCATACGGGACTCCAATGGCCAGTCTAGTGCACCCCAAAAAAATCTCCTCCATCCACCCAGTCCTccacagctcctctcctccagcctccagAGCCAATAGCAGGAATGGTGAGGCTCCAAGTGCAAGGGAGTGAGAAAATAAAGTGCATGGAGTATAAAGGGCTTAACTGAATCACTTTCAGCCTATTGTTAGGTGAGGGGAGCTTAGGGGGATAAGAGGGTAGCTGGCTGCTTTGAAAATGACTTGCACAACTGAATAGGAGATCCCCATAAAGTAAGGACCCATGAAAGCGTCCAGAGATATTTTCTCTTTCCCAACCTGGACAAAACATCCAGCCGTGACATGGTTAGCCAGGGTGGGAACAGTTTAGACAGATAAAACATAGTCAGTGAGTGTGAATTCGGCGAGCTTTGTTTGTTAATGCTGTTTTGCTACTAAGTTTGGGGTTCTCGTTACTGTTCGTGCTCCTTAGGGCTGTTGAGTTTTACTTTTGAAgagtttcctctgtttcttcctgCACCTTGAGGGATAATGGCTTGTACTCTCAAGGGTACAGTTTGTGAAACATTGATTTTGGTAGTAGGCCCCACTTACAAGAAGCTTACTGCAACTCGAGTTGGGCGATATTAGTAGCGTGGCTCCACTACCCGATTCCTCTTTACAATGTCACTGAAATGTGACTTGCAGAACTTCAGatgaataaaagagaaaaatgggTTCATTGTTGAACAGCATTATTTGTCAAAGTCATATtcttttaatagttatcaccaAGGTCTTTGACACAGATCTCTGCTGTCCTTGTCCCCAGTTTTTGTGTCTCTCTACCCAGAACTgatgttaataaaaaacacagcttcttcctctctcatttGACGGAACAATTTGATTAGTGTGTCCTTTTATGGTGGCTAACAGGCACACTGCAAATTTGAATCTCATTTCTCAGATAAAgaacaagaagaggaggatttgGGAAGGGGGGTGAAAGAAAGGGTGGGggtgaatttctttctttctctttttgcttATATCTTATTTATGGATTTACTTGGACGCTGGGGAATGCTGCTGCACCAACTTCAAACATTACCTTATCTTACAAACCAGCCTTTTGATGTAGCTGAGATCAGAGGCTCACAGCAGAGCGCTTGCCAAACGAAGATGGCAGCGGGTGCATATGTGCATGAGTGTTGAGATTTCAAAGAGGCAGCAGAAAAAGTAGCGTTTGGGCTAGGTCAGACACTTCTGAGCAGCCAAAACGGCCAAGATAATTGGCCTAGCCTAAGTGGCAGCTGACTGGAAAAGCTTGCAGACATAGGATGAAAAATGGAGAATAAGATTCTCTGAATAAACGTTTAATTGTCCAGAGACTACCAGTGTTTCTAGCTACATCTCTATTTTCGTATTAATATATCAGCTACAAAGTGCTAATGCAACATTTGCCAGGCTGCTTTAACCTGCTATAGTTTGTGACCCAGACCAGCAACTGAGGTTATGTGTTAATTCTTCTGTTTTTAAGCAGCCACTGTCAGAGTTGACAAGGCTTGATGTAATCTTATCGGTGAGTCTCTTCTTTTGAAGCCCACAGGGATGTTTAGCATATCTCTCCCATTGTcctcatgtgttttgttatgtgtgttgtttgttcccTTGGCTTCAAGGGCTCCATGGCCTTTTGATTTAGCTCTAATGTGCCTAGTGGGTGGTTACTGGGTGGCGCTTTGTCGATCACTTCAATGATAAAACTGCCTCCTAAGGGCTCTTTTCCACAAGATTGGCTAATGGTGCTAATGCACCAACTGCTGGTGTGGAAGCATTGTGACCTGTGTGATTAGCAGCAGTGACCTACATCAGCAAAAATAACAGCGTCTAGATAGTTGAATATAACAGTTAATAACAAATAAGGACAACAAGTATTTTTTTCCGTCCATATACCTCTTGTTTACACCAAATATAAACCTGTGACATCTTTGGTATTTACAGAGATGGAATCCCTCCGTACAAGCTGGGCACCAAGAAGCAGTTCCACAGAGAGATGCATCGTAGTGTCAAGATCAACGGCCAGGTTACACTACCCCACTTTCCTGTAAGTCCTACTTCTTCAACTTCTACTTCTGTCtcagtgtttcctttttttgtaaTCAGCTAAACTAAAACtttacacactgacagacaacTGGGTCTTGATTCCTCTAGGAGTTgtgctttatttaaaaaaaaaaaaattcagagcTTGTGTTGTGACAGAATACTATATTTCATTCCCCTGCTCGTTTTCATATAAAAGTCAGGGTAAATGAAAGGCAAGATTTGCATACCACTTCACTCCTTCAGCTGTTTCAAGCCCCTCCTTTCTCCACATCCCTTGTAGCTTCTTTAGGGCCATAAATATAAACTTGTGTAGTTGTCTCTGCATTCCGCCTCAGTAGCTATAGTGTGTTTCAAAGCATGATAACTTCAATTGTTTTATGCATCCATGATAGTGGTGGTAATGGTGTAGGTAATGGACATTATGATAAATTCAACTTTAAGATTAATCTTTGAAATACTACAAAAACTATTGTCTACATCCCAGCAAAGTAATAGGAGGCATATCACAATTAAGTTCCACTTTCCTCCACTCGCACCCTGATATCAGGTCACATTAGTATTTGGTATAGACAGTGTATGTGCTATGAAGTCAACACTTCGTTGACCTGCTGAAGTTGTAGTCAGGAGGTTGAAGGAACTAGGTTACTACAGACTGTCACACATTAGGAGGTGggtcttgggggggggggggggggggggaggcaagAGAAGAGATATGAAATTCTTTTGTCTTCATATCCAAACACaggtatgtgtatgtgtaagagttgtgtgcatgtttgtgcgcACATTTGAAAGAGCTGTCTgttccctcttttttctctcttcttctcctcttcctttttctctctcaatctctctctcttttcctttcccaCTTGCACTCCTTTAATGTCTCCCTCCTGATTTGGAGATGGCTCTGTCTCCCATGATGCACCAGCCCCAGGCAGCAGGGGCCCCGTGCAGGGCTGGCGCTCCTTTGCCAGCAGCTCTGCTtgcctttcttcttcttcccttcaTCGTGTCTACAAAGAGATGAGaggaacaacaaaaaaagagtcAAAATCAAGAAAGCCAGTGTGCCAAATAACAAAAAAgtaagaggagagagggaaactgGCGCATATAGTTAAAAAGAAGGAGGATAATGTGACTAGAGTACCTCTGAGCTGCCCTGCATGCAGCCAGGAAATAAATTACTACTTCCCCTCAGATCTTCCTAGTATTTGACTCCTCtatcctctccctccctcttttccctccttctctgtctcgctctctccctgCCACCATTGCCACTTCACAAACGCACATCTcaatcctcttcctctttttttcatgCTGTTCATTTTGTCCCCCTCTCCcttttttctgctgctctcctcactctcttctCCGTCGATATCTGGCTTTTATTCTGAGATTTAAAGCTGCGTGTCCCTCCCACCCCTAGTGTGCGTTTGATGTTTGACAAGGGCCCTTTGAAGTGTGCTGACTTCAGAGGCTGCCTTGCTGATGGCTTGGTTGGGCTACAGAGGGTGCAGGCAGGGGGCCTCCCCTCCGAGCGAGACCAACTGCTACCCCGCCATCACTACCCCCTTCTCTCCCCTCACCCGGCAGCCTGGCACTGCCAAGGGCACTGGGCATGAGAAGATCTGGGAAGTGATGGGCGGTGGAGAAGGTTCAGGTTAGCTCGAGGGCAAGGGCATCTGGCTTAGGTCTTTTGGAATGGTAACAGGGTTTTTGGAACAAGATGGGATTAGGGCAAGGGCAGCGGATTAATGCACCATATTGCATCTGTCAGAAACACTGAgcaatcacactcacacacaaactaaagTGTCCTTCCCCTGTGTTGCTTACCCTGCAGAGGACACACCGGCTACCCAAGGAGATGACCCCTGTGGAGCCCTCAGCCTTTGCTGCCCAGCTTATAGCCAGGCTGGACAAGCTGAAGCGAGAGCAGGACACCATGAGCTCATTGGAGGAGAGGCTGCAGCAGATCCAGGAGGTATGGATGCACAGAAACATGATCTAAACAGCCATGTGAAGCATGGCGGCCACTGGGCAATTCTAACTTGTATCCAAATTAGCTTGGTTATCTATTGCACTTCTAAAACCTTTTTGCCAGCTTTAGCATGTGGAAGGATGGGAAAGGACCATGGGATTTGAAAGTCTGTCTTGGTTTAACTTTTCCTTTCTGTCCTACCATTATTTCATCTGGAGGAACTTTCAAACTTATGTTTCTAGACAGACTTGAAGTTCCCTCAAATAGTTAGCACTTAGATACTCTCCAGTGGCACGTTTGCTGAGTATGTGTAGTGCCAGTCTCTTGTGAAGCACAGGCACACTCTGCATTATAGATGAAGTGCACCCAAAGCCTGTTAGTGAAGATAACAGTGCAGCAAAAAGGAAACCCAAATCAAGTTATGCCAGCATTTGCTCTCACTGGCTTCAGAGTATGATATAAGTTGGTGTAAGTCGGGAAATAAACGCCTCTGCTTGCTTTATTTCAACAGTCtcaacttttttgttttattctttttatctTTTGCCTTTctaggaggaggaaagagaggagggcagTGACCTCACCAGCAACACATCCCTCCATCACCCTCTGCTCCCATCTAGCACTCAATGCGAAGAAGACCCCCAGGCTATTCTAGACGAGCACCTATCCCGTGTCTTGAAGACACCTGGCTGCCAGTCACCAGGTGTAGTGCGGCACTCACCGCGCTCACGGTCCCCAGATCGGTCAGGTGCCATGGTGTCTTCTGGTCAAGGGCCCTTCTTTGATGCTTATCCCGGGGCCACCAAAGTTCTGATGACAGGCAGGCCATCCACAAAGCACATCCACCATCACTACATCCACCATCACCACACTGGGCCGAAGACCAAGGAGCAGATCGAGGCAGAGGCGGCTCAGCGTGTGCAGTGCCTCTGCCCTCCGGGGGGTGCCAACTATTCTGACTTCACCCCTGCGTAAGTGTTACCTCCTGGCCGTGATTCCATCAGTTGTTAACTAGCATTGTACAGTAGCCTGTAACACTTAATTTCTTCAGTTTTCCGTGAGGCAAAGTTGGTTTTGGTCTAAATGTGCCTGTCTTTCTCCTTTCAGTCGCTGCAGCACTTTGTCCAGACGGCCAGTCAAGGCCACAGATGAGGGCGTGTCCTCACCGCTCCTTCCCCTAGATGCCACTGATCGATCTCAGAATGTTTGGCAGTGGATCCTAGAGAGTGAAAGGCAGGGCAAGCACAAGCCACACAGGTAAGCATCTTCCTGGAATCAGATTATACTAAAGAGCCACGAGTCTTAAGGTCACATCTTATGTTATatattaatttgtattattatatataatatatgtattttttctaTCAGCACTCAAGGCCTGAAGAAGTCCAGCCCACTTGACTCCAAGCCCCTGCCTGGTCGGACTTCCTACTCTTGGGGAGGAGGCGGAATTGGCAGTGGGACTCACCTCCGCAGCCATCATCCTGGCCACCCATTCATCCAGGACCCAGCCATGCCACCTCTGCCCCCACCCAACACCCTGGCACAGCTAGAGGAGGCCTGCCGCCGACTTGAAGAGGTCTCCAAGCCGCCAAAACAGAGGTAGTCAAACCCAGACATTCTTGCACATAAACCAAAATTGTCAATCATCCATATTTTCCATCTTCAACCAGATTGTAAATGATGCCCATTGGTTACTTCAAATTGATGCGAGTACTGATTAGCCATTGATCTCTAACTTTGACAGGCATTCAACAGCAGCCAGCAGTCTTCAGCGAGAAAGGAACCATCCAGTAGCTTCCTTCCCCTCTGGAGATAGCCCTCTAGCCATCACTGGACTCCAAGCAGACGAGTACGTTTGTCTTCTTTTACCTCTCCCATTTTGaatacaaaacacattattgtttttgtttctaaaaCTCATTATTTCTTAGTAGTTATCCAGATTTCACTCCTCATACACATTCTCCCCCTCTCTTAGCTTTGTgctttcactctctccctcacagACTTTCTTGCTCTTTCCTTCAAAGAGAGATGTTGTGAGTCAGCATAGCTATGTCTTTGAACTCCTCTTCTCTTGCTTTTTAATCATTTAAGATTAAACAAGCTTTAGTGGGGAATTCTAACTACCCACCCATCTCCCAACTTACACACAAGCAGCCCCTGGTAACTCAAAGTTATCGGCCCCTTTCATACATATGTTGTTAAAAGAGGAAGTTGTTTGATGTGAAGATACAGCCACCTGACTGTTAGGcctctttatttttaattggatGACCCTCACTGAGCCATGTGTCTGTTGGCACCTTTAATTAACGGCACAGCATAGattctttgtcttcttcaccTACAATTGCagctgtttaaaaaacatttttatcattttgtatCTTCAGGTCTAAGGAACTAGTGGTCACCTACTTCTTCTGTGGTGAGGAGATTCCTTATCGTAGCATGATGAAGACCCACTGCCTCACCCTGGGACACTTCAAGGAGCAGCTTAGCAAAAAAGGCAACTACAGGTAAATATGATTCTCTGATAGCAACACACAGATCACAGTGCATTGACACCTACTTGGGCTACACCCACATTATTCGGTTTTCAATTGAAAATTTATAAACTTCGCTATGGAAACACTTGCCATCCACACTGCTGTGTAGTTTTATGGTCACTTAAACAGAGaggttttttaaacattgatgtccctgttttagtttgaaacctTAGGAGTCACATTTTAGTCTGGACAGTCACAACCGCTTTCTCATTGGGTCATTTCAGTCAAGACGTAGCCTTCAcagattcgtcaggctcctgtcCCATGACATATCCGTAATAAAACAACTGGCATTAGCCTCAGCTTCCAGGGTTCCAACACAACAAATCGACAATTTTCTAGCGTTACTGAACCTATTGCCTTTTCTTACAGCTATTAACCAGTtaaattatgcattttacaatgatacaactgtaCATACGTTAGAGATTAGCTATTATTCAAGCAAACTGCATTTCTGCAACTATCAACTCATGTGAACATGGCTCGTGCATGCCCACTGTATGTGAGTGGTCATGTGAAATGCTTTTTCAGGCGTGTTAGTATGGGCGGTGATTAAAACTGAAATGGAGCCAAaatgcttgtgtggacagagattgttttattttgaaatcaccGCTTTCTAACGAAAAGGCAGTAGTATGAATGTAGCCTCAGACAGATGTTTATTCACAACTGTTTGGATGGGGTTGTTACTTTAGTAGGGTTTGTTATATGcgaatgtatttgtatttttgtatgcTTGTCTCCTGAGTGGGAGTGTGAAATACTGAAGCCCAATAGTTGAAAAGAAACTGGGCTGATCCACTGTAGGagctagggggggggggggtctcacaTCTGGTACTGATTTCCATGGTAAGGCAGCCTCAATAAATATGGCTTTGAAGCCTGGgccattttattttgtgcacaAAGACCATTGCGAGGCCTCTGCACTATTGCATCAGACATTAAAATCAAATGCCGCAAGCTCCTTCTTCTGTTTATGATTGGCTGCGGTTAACACAGCAAAAATATCTGAAACTaaccaaaacaatcctaaaaaACATCAGGACATTTAAGGTAATTTGAAATACAATGGCCGGTCAGTTagaagacattttaaatcacCACTGAGGAAGTCCAGACTTGATTTATCAAGCAATTGTACTAGTAGTGTGCAGTGTTATGTAGGTGTATGCCACTGCATGAACATAAGCCTGCATGCCCATGACATCAACATTAGGTTACAGCCACATGTGCTTGTTAGGCAAGAGAGAGAAGGTGGCCTTGCAAACAAGTCATTGCACC
The sequence above is a segment of the Limanda limanda chromosome 2, fLimLim1.1, whole genome shotgun sequence genome. Coding sequences within it:
- the LOC133021985 gene encoding axin-2-like; translation: MSRALTEHISTSFREDAPRPPVPGEEGEASCYDPSRSAKMRAQSKVKDTPSAAAPPGSTPRRNEDGLGEPEGSASPDSPLVRWTKSLHFLLGDQDGAHLFRTFLERENCVDTLDFWFACNGFRQMDLKDTKTLRVAKVIFKRYIENNSIVAKQLKPATKTFIRDSIKKQQIDSAMFDQAQTEIQSNMEENAYQMFLTSDIYLEYVRTGCENAAYMNHGGLGSLKLMCGYLPPLMEEEEWSCNDLKAKTLGSVVGLSTKTLRATATIRTAAEVLENSCRSHRRGDPASPYFVNSGYIFAPATSANDSEISSDATTDDSMSMTDSSVDGIPPYKLGTKKQFHREMHRSVKINGQVTLPHFPRTHRLPKEMTPVEPSAFAAQLIARLDKLKREQDTMSSLEERLQQIQEEEEREEGSDLTSNTSLHHPLLPSSTQCEEDPQAILDEHLSRVLKTPGCQSPGVVRHSPRSRSPDRSGAMVSSGQGPFFDAYPGATKVLMTGRPSTKHIHHHYIHHHHTGPKTKEQIEAEAAQRVQCLCPPGGANYSDFTPARCSTLSRRPVKATDEGVSSPLLPLDATDRSQNVWQWILESERQGKHKPHSTQGLKKSSPLDSKPLPGRTSYSWGGGGIGSGTHLRSHHPGHPFIQDPAMPPLPPPNTLAQLEEACRRLEEVSKPPKQRHSTAASSLQRERNHPVASFPSGDSPLAITGLQADESKELVVTYFFCGEEIPYRSMMKTHCLTLGHFKEQLSKKGNYRYYFKKESDEFECGAVFEEVWEDATMLPMYEGKVLGKVERMD